The genomic region ACCTCGTCAATAATGCGCAGTCCGTGGGCGCGGATGGTGGTGCCGGTTTCGGTCACTTCCACAATGCCGTCAGCCAGACCTTCCACGACCTTGGCTTCGGTCGCGCCCCACGAATAGAATACGTCAACCTTAACGCCTTCGCGGTCAAAATAACGCTGGGTCAGGCCTTGCAGCTCAGTGGCAATGCGCTTGCCCGCGAGGTCGGCGGCCTTCTGGTAGGGCGAATCGCCCGCCACGGCCAGCACCCAACGGCAGGGGCGGTTGGAAGTTTTGGAATATACAAGATCGGACACGCGCACGACTTTGTCTTCGTGGTTGCGTTCGGTCAGCCAGTCAAGGCCGGTGATGCCTACGTCCAGCACGCCAGCTTCGATGTATTCGCCGATTTCCTGCACGCGGCAGAGCGAGGCGGTGATCTGCGGGTCGTTGATGTCGGGAAAATAGTTGCGCGTATGTTTGCGGATTTTCCAGCCCGCGCGTTCAAAAAGGTTGATGGTGGCTTCTTCCAGCGAGCCCTTGGGCACGCCAAGCTTGATGATGGGCATGGTATCCGCGCTCATGACAGTTTCCTTCTATCGACCGTAGACTTTTTTGGGGTCAAAAACCTGCGGGGAGCATTCCCGCACCGAACCTTGCTTCAATTCCCTGTAAAAGCAGGAGCGCCGTCCTGTATGGCAGGCGGCCCCGCCGATCTGCTCAATAAGCAGCAGTATGGTGTCATTGTCACAATCAAGCCGCAGGGAACGCACTTTTTGTACATTGCCCGATGTGCCGCCCTTGTGCCAAAGCTCCTTGCGGCTGCGGCTCCAGTAATGGGCCTCGCCGGTTTCAAGGGTTTTGCGCCATGCGTCTTCGTTCATATAGGCCAGCATGAGCACTTCGCCGCTGTCGCAATCCTGGGCGATGGCGGGCAAAAGCCCCTTGCTGAAATCGGGCTGAAAGCCGGGGTTGCCTTCCAGAGCCGCGCTGCCGTCAGGGGTTGCGGACATGGGGCCTCCTTTGTTGTGTCGGCTGGCAGGGCAGTGTGCGTCTGCGTTGTGCCGACAAAATACGGTGTCTGATGGCGCGGTTTGTTCCGCGCAAACAGTTAAATCTACCTGCAAGAGCCGCAGGACGCAAGCGCGGCTTTCCTGAGGCGGCATGGTCTGCCGCAAAAGGCGTAACTTGCGAATCCATGCCGGGTGTGGCATGCTGGCACGTTAGCAAAACTCTTAGTTATGGCGGGTGTGCCGCCGGGAAAATACATGGCCGATTACGATTCCACTGTGAATGATTGTGCGGATTCCGCTTCTGACGCCGCGTTGCACGGCATTTCCGTCAGCGAACCCGATGATGCCCTGCCCAGGGTGACTCTTGACGAATTGCCCGAAACCGTGAGCGCGGCCTGCCGCCGGGCCGGCTGGCAAAGCCTTATGCCTGTGCAGTCGCTGGCCTTGCCCTATCTGCTGGCCGGGCGCGACATCATGGTGCAGTCCCGCACCGGCAGCGGCAAGACGGGCTGCTACCTCTTGCCCATGCTTCCCCATATTTCTGCCGACCTCAAGGCCCCGCAGGCCCTGGTGCTGGCCCCCACGCGCGAGCTCGCCGTTCAGGTTGAGCGCGAGGCCGCTGTAATTTTTGCAGAAACAGGCATCCGTACTGCCGCTGTTTATGGCGGCGTGGGCTATAAAAAGCAGATGGATGCCCTGCGCGACGGCGCGCAGGTTATTGTGGGCACGCCAGGTCGTGTGCTTGACCATTTGCTGCGCCGCACCATGGAACTGCGCGACCTGCGCGTTCTGGTTTTTGACGAGGCCGACCGCATGCTTTCCATCGGGTTTTATCCCGACATGAAGGAAATCCAGAGCTATCTGCCGCAAAAGCGCATCCATACCTGCCTGTTCTCCGCCACGTATCCGCCCCATGTGCTCAAGCTGGCGCGCGAATTCATGGCGGAACCGGCCATGCTTTCCCTCTCGCAAAAAGAAGTGCACGTGGCCGAAGTGCAGCACCTCTTTTGCGAGGTGAAGCCCATGGACAAAGACCGCGCACTCGTGCGTCTGCTGGAAACGGAAAACCCCGCCTCGGCCATTATTTTTTGCAATACCAAGTCCAACGTGCACTATGTGACGGGCGTTTTGCAGGGCTTTGGCTACAGCGCCGACGAGCTTTCCGCTGATCTCTCGCAGTCGCGCCGCGAGGCCGTGCTTGAAAAAATCCGCGAGGGCAAGCTGCAATATCTTGTGGCTACCGATGTCGCGGCGCGCGGCATTGACATTGCGCAGCTCTCACACGTTTTTCTCTATGAGCCGCCGGAAGATCACGAAAGCTACATCCATCGCGCAGGTCGCACAGGCCGCGCGGGTGCCGCCGGTACGGTCATTTCGCTGGTGGACGTGATGCAGCGCATGGAGCTTGACCGTATCGCCAAGCACTACAAGATCGGCATACTGCCCCTGCCCCTGCCTTCGGACGAAGACGTGGCCCGGGTAGCCGGGGCCAGACTGACCGCCATTCTTGAAGGGCGGTTCCGCAATCTGACCGGGCTTGAACGCATGCGCGTTGGGCGCTATGCCCAGCTTGCGCGCGATCTGGCTACGCAGAGCGATGAAGAAGACAACGTGCTGCTTCTGGCCATGCTGCTGGATGCCTGCCATCAGGAAAGCCTGCGCGAAACGCGTTTTCCCGATGGGCGGCCTCGAGCCGCCGAGGGTCAGCAGCGTCAGTCGCGTCAGGCAAAGCCGGGCCGTTCACGCGGTGGGCGGGCAAAGCCGTCCGGTGGCCGCAGCGCGGAAGCTGTGGAAGCCAGCCCCGCTGTCTCTGAAGGGCAGAGCAGGGGATCAGCCCCGGATTCCGGTTCTGATTCCGGCGCTGGCGAGGGTAAATCTTCGCATTCCGGCAAACGCCGTCGCCGTTCCTCGCGACGTCGTGACGGCAATGCAACCGAGGGTACTGCAGGGCAATCTGCCGACGGGCAGGGCCAGGGTTCGCCCCGCGAGGGCGGAGACTAGGCATTTTGGGATATTCGAGCAAACAGCTAAGTGTGACAGCCATGCAGAACAGTGACGATCTCACCACGCAGGAGGCATCGACAGACGGTGCCCCGACTGAAGCCGCACGCGCGGCTTTGGAGAATTTCAAGGCATTGCTGGCCGATGCCGATTTTACCCTTGAGCTTGAACTGCTGGGCATCAAGCGCATGCAGTTTATGCGTCGCCGACAGATGCAGTCGGAACTCATGGGGCTTTACATGGCCCTGTGGAGACTGGCGTTGGCGCGGTCTTTTCCTGTTGATGCTCCGCGCATGTTTGAGCTTTTTCAGCAGGAATACGTGCGGGCGCACAAGGACAAGCACAGCAGTCATATTGTGCAGCGGGCCAATGAATACTGGGCCATGCTTGAGCCACGGGGCGATGGCGACTTCAGCGAAGTTGCCCGGCACCTGTGCTCCTTTTCCACGCAGGATCCCGGTCAGGCCAAGAGCATCAATCTCAAACTGGTGCTGCATATCCGCAAGATTTACAAACTCGTTTTCGACCGGCTCATCTAGCCGCCGGGCGTGCGCTATCTGTTCGGGAATCGGCATATCTAATGAAAATCGTTCATTCAGTTGACGCGCTGGGCGCCCTCGGGGGTTCAGCCGTCACCATCGGTAATTTTGACGGCGTCCATCTTGGGCATCAGGCTCTTATCCGCCGCACCCTTGAGGTTGCTGCGCAGGAATGCCTGACCCCTGTGGTCATGACCTTCTGGCCTCATCCCCGCCAGGTGCTCTTTCCCGAGCGCGGGCACATGCCCCTCACCACGCGTGAAGACAGGTTCGCCCTGCTTGAAGCATTGGGTGTTCCCTTTGTGCTCGAGCTGCCCTTTACGCGAGAGCTGGCCTCGCTGGATGCCGGAACATTTGTGCAGACCATTCTTGAACCCATGCATCTGCGCCGCCTTGTGGTGGGCTACGATTTTACGCTGGGCCGCAACCGTGGGGGGCAGGTCACCGTGCTGCGCGAGCTTGGCGCACTGACTGGCTTTACCGTGGAGCAGCTTGAACCCGTGCTGGTAGAAGGTACGGTTGTCAGCTCTACATCACTGCGCGGGCTTATCGGCCAGGGTGATGTGGCGAGGGCCGCGCGCCTGCTTGGGCGTTTTCACGGTTTCAGCGGCGAAGTGGTGCACGGCGATGGACGCGGGGCTGGGCTGGGCTTTCCCACCGCCAACCAGCGCAAGCCCGAAGTGGTGCTTCCTGTGGAAGGCGTGTACGCCACCCGCGCCACTCTGGAGGGCCACGCATGGCCCGCAGTGACCTGTGTGGGCCGCAAACCCACCTTTGGCGACAACGAGCTTGGTGTTGAAACTTTTTTGCTGGAAGACGGCAAAAACCTTTATGGCCAGATGATGCGCCTGGAGTTTGTGGGCCGTGTGCGTGGTGAAGAACGCTTTGCCTCGGTGGACGCCCTCAAGCAGCGCATTGCCCAGGACGTGAAGGACGCCCGTTCCCTGCTTGCACAGGCTGCTTTTTAGGGGGCCGGGGGCGGCTGGAGAAACCATGATCTGCGCCGACATGCATAATCATACCGTTGCTTCGCACGGCCTAGCCACAGTGGGCGAAATGTTTGCTGCCGCACAGGCGCGCAATTTGGTCTGGTACGGTTTTTCAGAGCATTCCCCCCTGCCGCCCGGTTATTCCTGCCCCTTGTACAAGGGCGACCTCGCCGTGACCTTCCCTGCCTATGCCGACGAAGTGCTGGCCTTGAGAGAGCAGACATCCAGCCCCAGATCCGGCCCGCATGTCCAACCACGTGTGCTGTTGGGCATGGAGCTTGACTGGCTGCCGGTCAACACTCCCTGGATGTGCGATATGGTCAGCCGCTATACCTTTGACTACATCATCGGCGGGCTGCATTTTGTGGACGACGTGCCTGTAGGCTCTCCCCGCAGTTGGGGGCCGGAAGTGGAGCCCCAAGAGCGCTTTGCGCGCTACAATGCCTATTATGATGCCATGAGGGGGCTGGCTGCCAGCGGCATGGTGGATGTGGTGGCCCACCCGGATTTCATCAAGGTGTGCTGCTTTGATGATTTTCAGGCATGGCTGGCCCAGCCCGGCAGCACAGACCGCATAGCCGCCGTACTTGAAGCCATGCGCGTCACAGATACAGCCATGGAAGTTTCTTCGGCTGGCTTGCGCAAACCCTTCCACGAACCCTACCCCGGCCCGGTCATCATGCGCTTGGCGGCGGATCTGGGCCTGCGCATCAGCTTTGGTTCTGACGCGCACAGTATGGAAGATACTGGCTCGCATTTTACGGAACTGGCGGCCTATGCCGCATCCTTTGGATTTACGCGCAGCCGTATCTGCGTGGCCCGCGAGCGCAGGGAACTGACGTTCTAGTTTTATTGGCCCCTTTTGCTCACTCCTCCGAGTGTGCAAGACATGAAAAATCCCCGTTCTTCGCATGAAGAGCGGGGATTCGCCTTTACGTTCGGCAAAGCCTTATTTCAGCAGGCCCACCGTCTGGATGATAAAGATTTTCCAGCCTTCAGGCAGGGAAATTTTGCCGTCCAGCGCGTGCAGGCCTGAAACATGTACGAAGTTGCCCAGCCCTGCGGAGGCACAGAACAGCCCGGCATTCTGATATAGGGAGCCCACATGCGCCCCACCCCATTCGTTGCCCTGTGGTACGGCGTAGAGCAGGGTGAGCGAGCCGCCGCCCATCTGGGCGCGCCAGTCGCCATCCAGCACCTTGACGAGTACGTGCTCAGGCTCATAGAGCCACACGCCGTTTTCAAGGGCTACGTACAAACGCACATCCTGCCGATTCATGGCCGTGGGCGCTGTTCTGCGTCCGCCTTCGCGGTTGACGCCCCAAGTCGCCCACAGCAGATCGCTCAACTGTTGGGATGAAAGCGCTGCTCCGCTGAAGCCCGTTTTGATGGAACGACGCTGGGCCAGAGCCAGCATCAGGGGCATGCCGCCGGTTTTATTGGGTGCGGGCAGCTCCATGCGGGCGGTGCTGTCCGCAGCGTTCACAGCTGCGGGAGCGGCGGGGATAAGCGCAAGAGCCGCCAATGACAGCAATAGGGAAAGTGAGTGTCTGATGGTACGGATCATGGGGTTCTCCGTGTGGTGGTTGGGCTTGTACCAGTAGCGGTTTGCTATGAAATCCAGGTAAGTTTACAGTTTTGCAAACGTGTATGGTCGAGCAGTCCGTTACAGCAGAATGGTCAGATTTCGCTTGTAGGGGAACGTTCCAGCATGGTGTCGAGCG from Desulfovibrio sp. UIB00 harbors:
- a CDS encoding nitroreductase family protein, with amino-acid sequence MIRTIRHSLSLLLSLAALALIPAAPAAVNAADSTARMELPAPNKTGGMPLMLALAQRRSIKTGFSGAALSSQQLSDLLWATWGVNREGGRRTAPTAMNRQDVRLYVALENGVWLYEPEHVLVKVLDGDWRAQMGGGSLTLLYAVPQGNEWGGAHVGSLYQNAGLFCASAGLGNFVHVSGLHALDGKISLPEGWKIFIIQTVGLLK
- a CDS encoding histidinol-phosphatase codes for the protein MICADMHNHTVASHGLATVGEMFAAAQARNLVWYGFSEHSPLPPGYSCPLYKGDLAVTFPAYADEVLALREQTSSPRSGPHVQPRVLLGMELDWLPVNTPWMCDMVSRYTFDYIIGGLHFVDDVPVGSPRSWGPEVEPQERFARYNAYYDAMRGLAASGMVDVVAHPDFIKVCCFDDFQAWLAQPGSTDRIAAVLEAMRVTDTAMEVSSAGLRKPFHEPYPGPVIMRLAADLGLRISFGSDAHSMEDTGSHFTELAAYAASFGFTRSRICVARERRELTF
- the hisI gene encoding phosphoribosyl-AMP cyclohydrolase; this translates as MSATPDGSAALEGNPGFQPDFSKGLLPAIAQDCDSGEVLMLAYMNEDAWRKTLETGEAHYWSRSRKELWHKGGTSGNVQKVRSLRLDCDNDTILLLIEQIGGAACHTGRRSCFYRELKQGSVRECSPQVFDPKKVYGR
- a CDS encoding DEAD/DEAH box helicase — translated: MADYDSTVNDCADSASDAALHGISVSEPDDALPRVTLDELPETVSAACRRAGWQSLMPVQSLALPYLLAGRDIMVQSRTGSGKTGCYLLPMLPHISADLKAPQALVLAPTRELAVQVEREAAVIFAETGIRTAAVYGGVGYKKQMDALRDGAQVIVGTPGRVLDHLLRRTMELRDLRVLVFDEADRMLSIGFYPDMKEIQSYLPQKRIHTCLFSATYPPHVLKLAREFMAEPAMLSLSQKEVHVAEVQHLFCEVKPMDKDRALVRLLETENPASAIIFCNTKSNVHYVTGVLQGFGYSADELSADLSQSRREAVLEKIREGKLQYLVATDVAARGIDIAQLSHVFLYEPPEDHESYIHRAGRTGRAGAAGTVISLVDVMQRMELDRIAKHYKIGILPLPLPSDEDVARVAGARLTAILEGRFRNLTGLERMRVGRYAQLARDLATQSDEEDNVLLLAMLLDACHQESLRETRFPDGRPRAAEGQQRQSRQAKPGRSRGGRAKPSGGRSAEAVEASPAVSEGQSRGSAPDSGSDSGAGEGKSSHSGKRRRRSSRRRDGNATEGTAGQSADGQGQGSPREGGD
- a CDS encoding bifunctional riboflavin kinase/FAD synthetase — protein: MKIVHSVDALGALGGSAVTIGNFDGVHLGHQALIRRTLEVAAQECLTPVVMTFWPHPRQVLFPERGHMPLTTREDRFALLEALGVPFVLELPFTRELASLDAGTFVQTILEPMHLRRLVVGYDFTLGRNRGGQVTVLRELGALTGFTVEQLEPVLVEGTVVSSTSLRGLIGQGDVARAARLLGRFHGFSGEVVHGDGRGAGLGFPTANQRKPEVVLPVEGVYATRATLEGHAWPAVTCVGRKPTFGDNELGVETFLLEDGKNLYGQMMRLEFVGRVRGEERFASVDALKQRIAQDVKDARSLLAQAAF
- the hisG gene encoding ATP phosphoribosyltransferase, which produces MSADTMPIIKLGVPKGSLEEATINLFERAGWKIRKHTRNYFPDINDPQITASLCRVQEIGEYIEAGVLDVGITGLDWLTERNHEDKVVRVSDLVYSKTSNRPCRWVLAVAGDSPYQKAADLAGKRIATELQGLTQRYFDREGVKVDVFYSWGATEAKVVEGLADGIVEVTETGTTIRAHGLRIIDEVMISYPVLIANKEAWADPAKRAKIEQLDLLLQGALKAENLVALKMNAPADNLAAILEMLPSLNSPTVSPLRDTHWLSVESVVQIDVVRDLIPRLRLAGAEGIIEYALNKVI